Genomic segment of Chitinispirillales bacterium ANBcel5:
AAGATAATCATCTAGCCCCGAAGGGGCGCGACTCAATTTTCATTCCTGCGTACCAAACAAAATAATTCTTCAATAATAAGGCGTCGGGCATTTTCCCTGCAAAATCAGGGGCATTATAACCCTTTTTTATACGAATGTTAACCTTGGGGTTTTTCCTGCGCACCAAAGGTGCACAATTCTATAGCCAGGGGCAACGCCCCTGGTGACAGTAAAAATAATTATCTAGCCCCGAAGGGGCGCCACTCAAATAAGGCGTCGGGCATTTTTCCTGCAAAATCAGGGGCATTATAACCCTTTTTTATACGAATGTTAACCTTGGGGTTTTTCCTGCGCACCAAAGGTGCACAATTCTATAGCCAGGGGCAACGCCCCTGGTGACAGTAAAGATAATCATCTAGCCCCGAAGGGGCGCGACTCAATCCCAAACATATTTTTCATCATATTCAATTTTGTATAGTTCCAAAAACTTTCTGTACTCTTGCTGAAATGTAACAACTTTATGATGTTCCTTCTGAATCTGTATGTATCGAATTAATTTCTCAATTTGTGATTCTCCGATTGAAAAAGCACCGTACCCGCTCTGCCAGGAAAAAATTGGAACCCCCACGTTTTTCATCCATTTTGAGGTTGATTTTTTTACCTCTTCCATAAGATCACACAACGCTACGGTTCGTGAATGGCAGCAAAGTATATGAACGTGATCAGCGGCACCACCAGTTTGTAATGAAGGGCATTTCAGGTTGCTTAAAATTGCTGTTATATAGGCGTACAATCGTGGTTGGAGATCATCGTTTATCAATGGTGTTCGGTTTTTAGTGCTGAATACAAGGTGAAGCAGGATACGTGATAATGATTGGGGCATAAATACGATCCTTTGTTGCGCCCCTTTGGGGCTTCAAAATTATTCCTTTTTGGTCCAGGGGCGCTGCCCCTGGCTATAGAATAACGCCCCTTTGGGGCTCATTTTAATCTGTATCAGCCATCTCACTAAGCACTCCCGCTGTGCCCTCAGGATCTAAAAGGTGAAGATCATGTTCGGTGGCAATCTCACGGTACAGCCAACCCTCGCTCTTTGCTTTCCTGGCAAACGGAATCAAAAAGCCTGCTTCAGATTGGGTGCAGTGAACAAACCCATGTTGCACTCGATCGACATCACCGCTGAGGTGTATCGGTTCTGTGTTTGTGTTTAGTGGCTGTGGACGCATGCGCTTTATGTAGTTCTCCCGAACGCTCTCCGGAATTACTCCTTCAGGGGGATAGACTACCGATGGGTAGGGTATCATCTTACCATCCAACTCTTTTGCGGACCGCATTAGTGTTTCTGCTACTTCCGGTGGAACAAGATCTATGAGGCGATCACCATCCCGGGGAAAAAAAGCATCGATATAAGTTAACAGTTTTACCTTTTCAGGTATGCGGTCTGCCACCCCGGTAATGACCATGCCACTGTAACTGTGTCCACACAGTATAACATCACTGAGCATTTCGAACTGAAACAGTGCCAGTATATCCTCGATATGATCTGACAAACCGATATCGGTACCGATGTGGGACCGTTCACCCAAACCGGTAAGGGTAGGGGTGAAAACCTCATGACCCCGCTGTCTGAGCAGCCCGGCAACAGGTGTCCATTCCCATCCACCACCCCAACCACCGTGGACTATCACAAATGTAGCCAAAGAGAGCCTCCTTAAAAGTACAATCTTGATTACTGAACTATGCCCACCTTTATGCAAAAAGTGAGCCATGATTTGGAGCTTTCTGCATATAACCAATTTTCATTGCAATCATTTTCCCCTGCTGTTTCGTTCCTCCTTCTACTTTGCCGCTATTTGTTCTTTAATCACCCCCTCAGCCTTCCTGCTTAGATGATGGCACCGATATCTCCTTCTTTTTTTTCCACTTAATCCGGCATTTTTATTGCAAAAGATACATCTGTTAGCCAAAACCGGGTTAAGCTTTCGGCTGGAAAATCGGATAGTGCTTTGCCTGTGGTTGTGCTAAGCAGTATATTATTCTTAGAAGATGATAATCATTATCAATAAACCCCGGTCTCTTATCGGGGCAAAAAAAGAGGCTACAACTAAAGCTTCTACTATCGGATCTGGCTGACAGAAAAGCAAGGATGGTAAAGATGAACAATCGTAATCAACCAGGAAAAGAGCAGGAAGTACTTCGCAAACCATTCAGGCCAGGCAACTGGAATAAGGAGATCGACCTTCGGGACTTTATCCAGCGCAACTACACCCCTTATACCGGTGATGATACTTTTCTCAAGGGGCCAACCGGGCGGACCAAAGCAGTCTGGCAAAAGACGACAGTTTTGCTCTCCCAGGAGCTCAAAAGAGGCGGCATGTATGATCTTGATGTTAAAACGATCTCCACAATTGTCAGCCATAATCCAGGATATATCGATAAGGATAATGAGCTGATTGTTGGCGTGCAGACCGATGCGCCGCTTAGACGGGCGATCATGCCCTATGGTGGTATCAGAATGGTTGAAAAGGCCGCCCAAGCCTATGGCTACAAACTGGACCCCACAGTAAAAGAGATTTTCCAGCAGTATCGCAAAACTCATAATGACGCGGTTTTTGACGCCTACACCAGTGAAATGAAAGCTGCAAGAAATGCGGGTATTATTACCGGGCTTCCCGATGCCTATGGACGGGGGAGAATAATTGGCGACTACAGGCGGGTCCCGCTCTATGGAGTAGACCGACTCATTGAGGATAAGCAGGAGCAGCTCGAGTCCCTTGAACTGGATTTAATGGAAGAAAATACCATAAGGGCCAGGGAAGAGATCTCTGAACAGATCAGAGCATTAAAAGAGCTTATTGAGATGGCTAAAAGTTATGGTTATGATATAACCCGGCCCGCACAATCGGCCAAAGAAGCGGTGCAGTGGCTTTATTTTGCCTATCTTGGTGCAGTGAAGGAACAAAATGGTGCTGCCATGAGCATCGGGCGTATCAGTACGTTTCTTGATATCTATATGGAAAGGGATATCCAGGCGGGGGTACTAAGCGAAAAAGAGGCGCAGGAACTTATCGATGATCTGGTGATAAAGCTTCGTTTGGTCAGATACCTGCGTACACCCGATTATAATGAACTCTTTTCCGGTGATCCGACCTGGGTGACCGAAGTGATCGGTGGTACCGGAATGGATGGGCGGACACTGGTTACCCGAACCAGTTTTCGAATCCTGCAGACCCTTTTCAATCTTGGACCGGCACCGGAGCCAAACCTGACAGTGCTGTGGTCAAAAGACCTGCCGCAGGGTTTTAAGGATTTCTGTGCAAAAGTCTCTATAAAAACAAGTTCCATTCAATACGAAAATGATGATCTCATGCGTCGGTACTGGGGTGATGATTACGGTATTGCCTGTTGTGTTTCAGCCATGCGAATAGGTAAACAGATGCAATTCTTTGGTGCCAGATGTAACCTGGGTAAAGCGCTTCTTTACGCGATCAATGGGGGCCGGGATGAGATGAGAGGCATACAGGTGGGGCCGCGTTTTGAACCGATTCTCAGTGAATATCTGGATTATGATGAGGTGATGAGTAAGTTTGATGCTTATCTGGAGTGGCTTTCACTGCTGTATATCAACACACTAAATGTTATCCACGCTATGCATGATAAATACGCCTATGAACGTATTCAGTTTGCGCTCCATGACCGGGACATATTCAGGACCATGGCTTGTGGAATCGCCGGATTATCCGTTGTCGCTGATTCTCTCTCGGCAATGAAACACTCTAAAGTTAAGGTGATCCGTGATGAATCCGGGATGGCTGTCGATTTTGAAGTAGAGGGAGAGTATCCAAAGTTTGGCAATAACGATGACAGAGCGGATCAGATAGCGGTTGATCTTATTGAGCGGTTTATGAAAAAGCTATACAAACGTACTACGTATCGTAACTCCAAACCAACCCTTTCTGTGCTTACTATCACATCCAATGTTGTGTATGGAAAGAAAACGGGGAGCACTCCTGATGGCAGAAAAGGTGGTGAACCATTTGCCCCCGGTGCAAATCCCATGCATGGCCGTGATTCAAAGGGAGCTTTGGCATCACTGGCGTCTGTGGCGAAACTTCCGTATGCCTATGCTCAGGATGGTATCTCCTATACCTTTTCCATTGAGCCGGCATCACTTGCCAAATCCGAATCCGATCAGATAAAAAATTTGCGATCATTGCTCGATGGATATTTCGCGCAGATGGGGCATCATATAAATGTCAATGTTCTTGACCGGGCCATGCTGCTGGACGCAATCGATCATCCGGAAAAATACCCTCAGCTTACGGTAAGGGTTTCGGGATACGCGGTAAATTTCACCAAGCTTACCCGGGAACAGCAGCTTGATGTTATTAACAGGACTTTTCATGCTAAGTTTTAGCCACAGAGGTGTCGGTAAAGATGACTTCACCTATAGCAAGAGTTGGTACTATTCACTCGATCGAGACCTTTGGAACTGTAGACGGGCCGGGGATACGGTATACCATTTTTTTTCAGGGCTGTCCTCTGCGGTGCAGGTATTGCCATAACCGGGATACCTGGAATACCGAAGGGGGGCGGCAGGTAACAATTGATGAGCTTCTGGAGGAGATAGAGCAGTACCGGCCATTTCTGGAATCTTCAGGGGGCGGGGTTACCGCTACCGGTGGTGAACCCCTTCTGCAGGCTGAGTTTTTGTGTGAGTTATTTAGTGAACTAAAGGCCAGGGAAATCCATACAGCACTGGACACTTCTGGTTTTACAGCGATCACTCCTGTTGTCAGGCAGCTTCTTGAGGTAACAGATCTGGTGTTACTGGATATCAAACATATAGATGAAGAGAAACACAAAAAGTTGACTTGTGTTTCCAATGGATGGATTTTGGAGTTTGCGCAGTATCTTTCGCGGAACAATAAAACGATGTGGATCAGGCACGTTGTTCTGGAAGGGTATTTTGAAGACGATCAGAGCGATCACCGTCTGGCTGAATTCGTTAGAAAACTATCCAATGTGGAGAGAGTTGAGCTTTTGCCGTATCATTCAATGGGGGCTTTTAAATGGGAAGCGCTGGGTCTTGAATATCCTCTGGAGGGAATCGAACCGCCCTCTGCGGAGAAGATGGAGGCGGTTGTTGAGATATTCAGGGCTCATGGTATTGAGGTTACGGTTTAGAAAATGCTGTTTTAATTGAGTAAGACCTGTTCGGACAGCACTATTACCCGTAGGTTGTAAAAATACATATATTGACTAGCCCCTTGCCTCGCAGGGGCTATCTGTTTGAGTTTCACTCACACCCGCCCGGTGGACACGGCGCCGGCACAAATGTAGAATGCCCGTTGTCCATGCGAGAATAGAGCGAAGACCCTTCACCCTTTGGGACCTCCCCTTCGCAGATGCTACCGCAGGTGGCGCTGAAGGCAGCACTGTTGTTTTCGGTTACAGAGAACATCCGAAAGTCTCCCCGTTCATACGCCATAAATGAGTTATGATAGAGTGTTCCATTATCATCTATGGCATAGAGGTAATCGGCTGTATAGCCGTCTGAATGCGTAATGCGCAGGAAGGTGTTGTTGACTGTAAACCATTCGCCGTTGGCAAGCATTACGCTGCTTGATCGTTGATTGACGGTGAACCTGAATTCATCAGGGTCTATGTCTTTTCTGTAGTGGTGTACTCCTCCGGCGCTGCTGTTGTCCTGGAACCATCCATGGTCTGGTCCGTCGAGTAGCCGTGGGTCTTGCTCTCTGGCCGACTCCGGAATGTTGATCATGTCCACCATTCTATAGTTATCACCGGCAGAAGCTGCTAATTGGGCTCCGCTCTGCAGATCGGATATGGAAGGTTTTTCGTAATAATCGGTGGACTCTTTTACTATTCTTCCTATGTAGCCGCGGCTTCCGAAACCGAAGCCCTGATCGGAAATAAGAGAAGCCTGAGTTTCATCAAGAAAGATATAGGCAAAATGTACACTGGATCCTGAATTGGGAACAAACACAAACGCAATGTTATTTGAAGTAAACCACTGACCGTTAGTGGTGCCTAATCGTGCGGTTCCGTCCTCCCAAACCCTTAGATCAAAACTACCTATGGCTATTGAACCTACCGTCCAGTGTGCATCGCTGCCGGTTACCCAGCGTGGATCGCGGTAAGAATTCACCGGTTCGTCCCCCATCTGCGGAGCGCTAAGTTCGCATGGTGGAACCATCTCCGGCGGGTAGTTCATCTCAGCCGAGACAGCCAAACGCAACGCGGGACCTGCACCTTCAATTGAGCGGATCAGGCGTCCTGTAATATTGTCGACTGTTCCCTGGGCATCACGTCGTGTTTTTTGAGTGTGCTGCCCGCTGGCCGGCCCTACGGGATCTGTTCCTCCTGAATGCGTGGAATTCCAACTGTTATATGCCCATTCTTCACCGACACCTATTCTGTCCATTCTGCTCAGGTGATTTTTTGCCGCGTACTCCCATTCTGCCTCTGTAGTCATGCGATACCGACGACCTGTTAACTGGCTTAACCGGCAGGCAAATTCCATGGCATCGTACCAGGTCATACCTGTGTGGGAGTCCTCAGGACGGCCGAAACCCGAAGGGCTTTGTTCCATTACTGCTTCCCACAGACCCCTTGTCACCTCGGTTTTACCAATGAAATAGCTGCTGACTGTCACACCCGAAACGGGGTCTGTATCGGGTGGGCAGTTATCGCTTTCGCATCCTATAGTAAATGTGCCGCCAGGGATGAAGAGCATCTCAAAAGATTCACCGTTTACAGTTTCCGTGAAATCGTCCAACTCAACTGCTATTGCTTCCAGTGTGATATCAATGTCTTCCAGGATATAGCCGCTCAGAGGATAGCGTTTCGTGGCGTATCCGAAAGCGGCAACGACCAGTGTATCTACAAAATCAGACTGGACTGCTGCTGATCTATGAAGCTCAGAAGTTCTAACTGTACTGGTTTTGCTGTAGCTGGTAAGATCAAACCCCCTCTGATTCGCTGTTACATATCTGAATACACTCCTGTTGCCATCATGGAGCACAGAAACAACATAAACACCTGAACCAAGCCTGTTCATCGGTAATGCTACTCTGTTTAACCCTGGGTTTAGCTGCCCGGAAGTATATTCATACACCTTTCTTCCGGACATGGAATAAACCGATAATCCGATATCAGACGGTGTTGTAAGGTTAACATCTACACCATTACCTTTAAGCGCGGCATAGGGGGTAGAAGGCTGTATACGATTTTTGGTAATTGAGGTAGTCTCAGGGGTAAGTACAAACTGGCCATCAGAGTTGGTGAAGGTAGTTATGCTCTGATCGCTTTGAAGCTTCACTTCTGCATTTTCTACCGGGTTACCCGATTTATCAACTACACTACCTGCCAGGCTAACTTCACCGGCACTAAGTGATGAGTAAAGAAAGGTAACCAGCATGATAACTGAACAGAATGATTTTTTAGTCATGATCGATGACTCCCTCAATTAAGTAAGTGTTGTCTTTTCAAAGCAAAGCAGGGCAGTAAATTTGGTTGATTGCAAGAGCGCGTGTTATCCCATTATTCAGTATTGATAGTACCAGGTTTTGTTTCTGATTATTTTTTAATACTCATTATTTAGGGATAGTACTGCTCCAAATGGCTCCACCAATAGTCCCTTCAAAAATTGTAATATAAAGGAAAGGGTTTAAAAAAACACTGCATATTTGGCAGAGCAGGATGATTCTGTTGAATAGAGTATCAACAAACCTGGGTTTGGATAACTACTTTTTTCTTCAGTATTGACGTTTATGCTCTGATTATGGAGACTATGGCCTACTACGCAGTAGCAATGCTACTGAGGCTTAGATTTCAGGATTCTATTACTCATAATACTGTTTAGCCCTATAGTGGATAAGCTTACCTTTGCATGATCGAATCTATAAACGACATTTCATTAAGAATTGGCTCGACCACTTGGTAAAAACAGCATTGAAACGAACTGTTACCCACAACTAAATCCTTTTGCTTTGTTTTCAGCTTTATTTAATCCACAACCTCACTTCTTGGAAAAACTGTAATTTGTGCGAATTGATTGCAATTTTGCTCCTAAGCGAGCTGGTGGGGAGATAGTGCCTCCCTGGAAACTGTACCGGACACAGGCTCGGTCATAAAAACTTTACAATACTATTTTAAAGTAGTATTTTGCTAAAAGTATAAATTATGCCTGAAGTGTTTAACTGGGAGAGATATGATTGAACATGACGAATTGTTAACAGAAACACCGATAAGCTTTGGCTGGAAAACTACCATGGCCAACAAGCTGTTTTTTATGATATTTTCAATTGTAATATTGGCTCTGATCATTTTACAATTCTTTTTAGAGTCGATACGTATACCTTTTTATCCAGGAATAAACCAAAATGCGGTGAATTTTATTTTTAATTATGCTACTGCATTTTATATCTATAGTACAATCCATTTAGGCTCCTTGAGTATCGGTCTGAAGTTTATTGAAGATAAACCTGTCAGTCTCTTTTCAGATTTATTTGTCTCAATCCAAACAATAGTTATAAACTTTATTGCAACAATATTTTTTACGTTTATAATTAGTGTGCCAATAGCAATAGCAACCGCAATCGCAATTTATAACACCGAGGCTTTGTTTCTATTTTTATTGGCAATCATAGCTTCGTTTATACTAGCATTAAAATACCAGTTTTATCCTTACGTGATTGTTGATCTTGGCGTAAATCCGATTCAAGCACTGAAGATATCAAGCATAATAACAAAGAATAATAAGTTGGAAGTATTTTTACTACATTTAATTCTGGTCTTTGTAAATATAATCGGGCTACTGTGTTTTGGTATAGGTTTGCTTTTCACAATACCTATATCAGTTCTTTCGTGTTCTTACCAATATGCTCAGTTGAGAGGTGTCGCAATAGGTAAAGTAGACAGTTATAATGAACCATTGAATGCTGAAGGACAAGTTTAAAACTAAATAACGTGTTCAAAGGACTAGCGGGAAGGTAATTTGATTAGTTGGACGGATGTTGTTAGTTCTTAGAATGCGTTTTTACTACCGCTGCATTTAGTAACGGTTTCGACTTCAAATTTGACTCATCATTTTAAGTGAATAATGGGTGAAAAGAGTGTTAAAAGAGCAAAATGCTGTATACCCGAACAATGGCGCTCTAAGGGCAGATGTAACAGAAACGAAAAAATCAGAGACAGGCTTGCCTCAAAAGCCGTAGTCCGGTTCTGGCCCGTGAGGTATTGTTTGAGCTTTGTCTACAGGTGGAGGATGCGGAAGCTCTTTTATGCAATGGCAGTGGAGCAGCATCTTTTCTGATATTTGACTGGTGTCTCTCAAATCAAACTAATGATCTTCACCCTACTGCCACAAGCGCCAGCTCTATATCGGTGTTTGCAAGGACGGTATTGTTATCACTGCACAATTTGTACGGTTCCGTACTGCTGAGCAGAAAAATCACCGTGCATACGTACAATGTAGGTTCCTGACCGTAACGGGACAGGAAATGTATGGTGCCCGTGTGTATCAAAACTGAAAACAGCTCTGCCATTAAGCCGGTAGAGAGTGAGCCCGTCATAATAGTGTGGAATGAAAAGCGATTGTTTGTTCAACTGTATACCAGTGGTTTTGCCAATCACTGCTGTGGTTCCTGAGCTTTTACTTACTGATGTAACTCCGGTATATTGTTTTAATACACTCATATGTGGTCTGTGCTGACCATTTTTCGGTTCACAGCTCAAAGGGTAATCTCCCCACCAGGGCCCGCCTGCCCAGTAGGTACCGCTGACACCATTTTCCTCAAGGTATGCAAGAAAATTTTCCAGTGTAACCAACCACCGTGGATCATCATCGGGAATACCATATTCTCCAACAAATCCCCTGAAGTTGTTTTCCTGAAGCCATTGCACGAAAGGCTTCACCCTCTCTACCCCTGTTTCAGGGGAAGCGTTTTCATCATCGTAGCTGTGCTGGTATCGTCCGGAGGCATCGCGGTCAAAGTACTGATGAGCCTGGAAGATGATGTTGTCGTATGGATCAATGAGATCCCCAAGATGGGCACTTGCCGAAAGCCACCGTTGAGCGCTGCTCCAGTCATCGCCGCTGACGATAACAGCAGTCGCAGTGTCAACCTCCCGTATGGCATCAATTGCAGCCTGTGCCGCATCAAACCAGGAATATTGCCCCATATCGTGGGGTTCATTACAAAGATCATATCCCCAAATGGAAGCTTCATCCCGGTAGTGCTCAGCAAACCTTCGCCAAAAGTCCGCAAACGCTCTAACTGATAGTTCCTGAGATCCAATGATGTGTATCTGGTCATCCATGACTCTGCGTGCATAGTTGTGCATATCAGGAATTACCCACATGCCTCTTTCGCTCACACCGTCGATAAAAGCATCCATCCTTTGGAGCTCAAGGGAGTCCAATTCAGAATACAGTTCTCTTTGCATCCGCTCCCATCGAAAGGGTAACCGGATAAGTTTCAGGCCCTTAGCAGCGTAATAATCAAGAGAGCTAACATCAGGGTAGGTGTAGTCAGATCCGTATACTCCCGGGTACTGGTTTCCAAACTCTGCAGAAGCCAGATTTACCCCAAACAGATGCCCGGAAAATCCCTGACCATAAAAAACAAAGAGTAAGACCAGTAGCCAATTATGCAGGTTGAAAAAGTGCCTGCGGTACTGGACTGAATTTCCTGCTGTGTGCATCATAGTATTTCTTCCTCGTAATTCACTGGACATTCAGATGAAAATGGTGGCTTATTTAATTCCTGGTTCATAGGATCGTAGCTTAATTTCGGCTATACTGCAATAACTGAATTACAATTTTGGTGAAGGGGGAATGGTTAGGGCCACACTAGGAAACAAACCTTATTGATCGATCCAATCCTATTTACCTACTTCATTTTTGTACCAGGTTAAGTTGTTTTTATGATTCATAATTGTACCTGTCTGAACCAAAATTGTAGTGAGAACTGAAAATCAGTACTTTAGGTTTCTTGAAGAGGGTGATAGTAGAAGTTTGTTAACTGAAAAGTGTGAAGAGGCGCAAAACAGTACATATTAGCTGTTTTTTATCGCTACAGGTAGACTAACCACTATTTAAAAGTGACTCTTTCACTATTATAATATAGTCATATTTAATTTACTGTCAATCCTAAAAGTATATGGCATGTTCATTGCATATTTACGGCAACAAGAGCGCTCTGATCACAGGTCATAAACAATCATCAGGAGCATTAAAATGAGAAAAATTGCCATTTATGGAAAAGGCGGAATTGGAAAGTCAACCACCACACAAAATACTGTTGCTGGTCTTGCGGAGATGGGAAAGAAGGTTATGGTCGTTGGATGTGATCCCAAAGCAGACTCTACAAGGCTTCTGCTTGGAGGCCTTGCCCAAAAGACAGTACTCGATACGTTACGAGAAGAGGGTGAAGATGTTGAACTTGAAGATATTATACGGGAAGGTTATGGCAAAACACGATGTGTAGAATCCGGCGGTCCCGAACCTGGTGTTGGTTGTGCAGGCAGAGGGATAATAACTTCCGTTAACTTGCTTGAGCAATTGGGGGGGTACAGCGATGATTGGGAGCTGGATTATGCCTTTTATGATGTGCTTGGTGATGTTGTATGCGGTGGATTCGCAATGCCGATACGTGAAGGAAAAGCGCAGGAGATCTATATCGTGGTATCGGGCGAAATGATGGCAATGTATGCATGTAATAATATATGCAAAGGTATCGTTAAGTTTGCCGATGCCGGTGGTGTGCGTTTGGGTGGTATAATTTGTAATTCTCGGAAGGTAGATAATGAGAGAGAAATGATTCAAGAGTTTGCAAAAAAATTAGGATCCCAGATGATACATTTTGTTCCCCGTGATAACATGGTACAAAAAGCAGAGATTAACCGTAAAACAGTAATTGATTACGATCCTACACATTCTCAGGCAGATGAATACAGGCAACTTGCGAAAAAAGTGGACGAAAATGAACTGAAGGTGATTCCAAAACCTCTGGAAATTAATGAGCTGGAAAACCTACTTGTCGAGTTCGGTATTGTGTAATTCTTTGATTCATAACCTTCATCAATTCAGGAGTAAACTATGTTAATGATTAGAGCAATAGTTCGTCCCAATAAAGCCGACGATGTACTCGCAGGATTGCTTGAGGCCGGGTATCCGGCCGTAACAAAAATCTCTGTTTACGGCAGAGGTAAACAGAGAGGCTTGACAGCAGGGGGGGTGACCTATGATGAATTACCGAAAGAACTTCTTTTGAGTGTTATAAAAGATAAAGATAAGGAATTTGTGATAAATACGATTATTGAGTGTGCAAGGACGGGACGCGAAGGGGTCTACGGTGATGGTAAAATTTTTGTCTCTCCGGTACTGGAATCCTACACGATAAGTTCAGGTGTAAAAGAAACTTCAGAGGAGGGTTAAGAATGAAAGAAGTCCTGGCGATAATTCGAATAAATAAAATCAACGACACAAAAAAAGCTCTTAACGAGGCGGGTATAACCTCGTTTAGCGCCACCGGCCGGGTCCTTGGAAGAGGAAAAGGAACGGTAGATTTTCGTGTCCTCCAAGGTGCCCAGGAGGGATTGCCAGAAGCGATCCCGCTTCTGGGGGATGGTCCACGTTTGGTGCCAAAACGCTTGATCACCGTAGTTGTTTCGGATGATTGGGTAGATAGAACTGTTGAAGCAATTATCAGTGTTAACCAAACTGGTACCGCTGGTGACGGAAAAATATTTGTGATGCCAATTATGGAAGCCACCCGTGTGCGGACCGGAGAGACGGTGTCCGGATTATCGGGGGGAACAGTTCTTGATTCCTCAGGAGGTTTGGAAAAATGAAAAAGGTTATAAATAACGGAAACAAGCTTAAAGGTGATATTCTTGAAAAATATCCTACAAAAGTTGCCAGAAAGAGAAGTAAATCGTTTGTAGTAAATGATCCGGATAATCCTCCTGAAATTCAGGCAAATGTGCGTACTGTTCCCGGTATTCTCACCCAGCGGGGATGTTGCTATGCTGGGTGTAAAGGAGTCGTACTGGGACCTACCCGGGATATAATTAACCTTACTCATGGACCTATCGGTTGTGGTTTCTATAGCTGGTTAACAAGAAGAAATCAAACACGTACAGGTCCTGAAGACGATAACTACATGACCTACTGTTTTTCCACTGATATGCAGGATGAAAATATCGTCTTCGGTGGAGAAAAGAAACTCAGGCAGGCAATTCAGGAAGCGTACGATCTGTTTCATCCTAAAGCGATCGCGATTTTCTCAACGTGTCCGGTCGGTTTGATTGGTGACGATGTCCATGCGATATCGAGAGAAATGAAAGAAAAACTTGGGATTAATGTGTTTGGATTCTCCTGTGAAGGATATAAAGGTGTTTCGCAATCAGCCGGTCATCATATTGCAAACAATCAGATTTTCAAACATGTGGTGGGTCAGAATAATGAGGAGGTGGAGGGTAAATTCAAAATTAATTTGCTCGGTGAGTACAACATTGGAGGAGATTCTTTTGTTATAGAAAATCTGTTGGAGCGATGCGGAATCACACTTGTCTCTACTTATAGTGGTAACTCCACAATCGATCAGTTTGAACAGTCACACATGGCAGACCTCAATTGCATTATGTGTCACAGATCAATCAATTACGTTGCCGATATGATGGAAACAAAGTTCGGAATTCCCTGGATCAAAGTTAATTTTATCGGTGCTGATGCCACTGCCAAATCGTTACGAAAAATTGCACAGTATTTTGATGATAAGAAACTGATGGCCAAAGTTGAAAAAGTAATTGAAGAAGAAATGGTTGCTGTTGAGCAAACAATTAAGGAGGTTAAACCACGCCTGGAAGGCAAAAAGGTAATGTTGTTTGTCGGTGGAAGCCGGGCTCACCACTACCAGTACCTGTTTTC
This window contains:
- the pflA gene encoding pyruvate formate-lyase-activating protein, producing MTSPIARVGTIHSIETFGTVDGPGIRYTIFFQGCPLRCRYCHNRDTWNTEGGRQVTIDELLEEIEQYRPFLESSGGGVTATGGEPLLQAEFLCELFSELKAREIHTALDTSGFTAITPVVRQLLEVTDLVLLDIKHIDEEKHKKLTCVSNGWILEFAQYLSRNNKTMWIRHVVLEGYFEDDQSDHRLAEFVRKLSNVERVELLPYHSMGAFKWEALGLEYPLEGIEPPSAEKMEAVVEIFRAHGIEVTV
- the pflB gene encoding formate C-acetyltransferase encodes the protein MNNRNQPGKEQEVLRKPFRPGNWNKEIDLRDFIQRNYTPYTGDDTFLKGPTGRTKAVWQKTTVLLSQELKRGGMYDLDVKTISTIVSHNPGYIDKDNELIVGVQTDAPLRRAIMPYGGIRMVEKAAQAYGYKLDPTVKEIFQQYRKTHNDAVFDAYTSEMKAARNAGIITGLPDAYGRGRIIGDYRRVPLYGVDRLIEDKQEQLESLELDLMEENTIRAREEISEQIRALKELIEMAKSYGYDITRPAQSAKEAVQWLYFAYLGAVKEQNGAAMSIGRISTFLDIYMERDIQAGVLSEKEAQELIDDLVIKLRLVRYLRTPDYNELFSGDPTWVTEVIGGTGMDGRTLVTRTSFRILQTLFNLGPAPEPNLTVLWSKDLPQGFKDFCAKVSIKTSSIQYENDDLMRRYWGDDYGIACCVSAMRIGKQMQFFGARCNLGKALLYAINGGRDEMRGIQVGPRFEPILSEYLDYDEVMSKFDAYLEWLSLLYINTLNVIHAMHDKYAYERIQFALHDRDIFRTMACGIAGLSVVADSLSAMKHSKVKVIRDESGMAVDFEVEGEYPKFGNNDDRADQIAVDLIERFMKKLYKRTTYRNSKPTLSVLTITSNVVYGKKTGSTPDGRKGGEPFAPGANPMHGRDSKGALASLASVAKLPYAYAQDGISYTFSIEPASLAKSESDQIKNLRSLLDGYFAQMGHHINVNVLDRAMLLDAIDHPEKYPQLTVRVSGYAVNFTKLTREQQLDVINRTFHAKF
- a CDS encoding alpha/beta hydrolase, whose amino-acid sequence is MATFVIVHGGWGGGWEWTPVAGLLRQRGHEVFTPTLTGLGERSHIGTDIGLSDHIEDILALFQFEMLSDVILCGHSYSGMVITGVADRIPEKVKLLTYIDAFFPRDGDRLIDLVPPEVAETLMRSAKELDGKMIPYPSVVYPPEGVIPESVRENYIKRMRPQPLNTNTEPIHLSGDVDRVQHGFVHCTQSEAGFLIPFARKAKSEGWLYREIATEHDLHLLDPEGTAGVLSEMADTD
- a CDS encoding transposase gives rise to the protein MPQSLSRILLHLVFSTKNRTPLINDDLQPRLYAYITAILSNLKCPSLQTGGAADHVHILCCHSRTVALCDLMEEVKKSTSKWMKNVGVPIFSWQSGYGAFSIGESQIEKLIRYIQIQKEHHKVVTFQQEYRKFLELYKIEYDEKYVWD